In the Qipengyuania gelatinilytica genome, GCTTCGGCGAGGGGGAGGCGGACGAGCGAGGCGAAAAAGGTCCAGCCCATGAAGGCAACCACCACGCCGCGAATGACATGCACCCGCATGACGTGTCTTTCGGGCACCCGGCGGTTCCGCCACAGCCAGAATGGCGCGATCATGGCAAAGCCCAGAAGGCAGCGCAGCAAGTAGGCGCTATAGGCCCCGACCGCGATCGAGGCGCTTTTCATCACGGCATCCATCGCGGAAAAAAGCGCAATTCCCGCCATGGTCGCCAGAATCGGGCGCAAATGCTCGGCGGAATTGCTCATCGCGAGGGACCATAGGGTCGTGAACGCGGCAGGTCATCACGGTTCAGCGATCCGCAAGCAGCTTTCGGCGAATATGTTCTCAAACAGCAATGGCGCACTGCGCGCAGCGCAGCTATTTACGCTGCCGATACTTACTGGTGGGACTGAATGAGAAAACCGATCCTTCTTTCTGGCGCCGCGCTGATCGCGGCAGGCCTGTTCACGGCAGCTTCGGCGCAGGATGCTGCGCCCGAAAGCATCCTGCCCCGGGCCGAAAAGCCCGAAAAGTCCCAAGAGCCGGTCAGCCAGGCGCCGCAGACCGTCGAAGAAGCTTTCGGCGATATCCGCATGCAGAGCGGCGAGGTGGTACAGGAAGTGCCCTCGCTAGAAGGCGTCTGGACCGCCGAGCAGGTCCAGCAGCTCATCGACTTCATCCCGACGCTGACTGCTGAAGGCCTGCGTCCCGAAGATTACCGTCTCGGTGAACTGCAGGCGCTTGCCGCCGAGGGCGAGAGCGAAGCGCTCAATGTGCTCGCCAGCGAGACCTTTGTCTGGCTGGTCGAGGACCTGCGCGACGGCCGCACTCCGATGGAATCGCGTCGCCAGTGGTTCGTTGTCGATCCCGATGCGGATCGCATGCCGACGTGGAAACTGCTCGAGGATGCACTGGCTAGTGGCGAGATCGCCGGCACGCTCACCGGACTGCATCCCGTCCATCCCGATTACGCGGCCCTGCGCGAAGAGCTCGTAACTGCGACCGATCCCGCCCGCATCAAGCTGATCCGTGCGAATATGGATCGCTGGCGCTGGCTGCCGCAGGATCTGGGCAAGCAGTACCTGATGACCAATGTGCCCGAATACATGCTTCGCCTCACGGTGAACGGGCGCATCATCAAGAGCTATCGCACGGTGGTCGGCAAGCCCGGCCGCACGGCCACTCCGCAACTCTCCGAAATGGTTGAAGCCATTATCTTCAATCCGACCTGGACCGTTCCGCAGTCGATCGTCGTCGGCGAAGGTTTGGGCAATAAGGTTCTCAGCAACCCGCAGTGGGCCGCATCGCAGGGCTACAAGGCGACCAAGGGTGCAGGCGGATGGATCGGTGTCGTCCAGCAGCCCGGTCCACTCAATGCTCTCGGACTGATGAAGCTCGACATGCCCAACGAGCATGCAATTTTTCTTCATGACACGCCCAGTCGCCACCTGTTCAACCAGGCTAACCGCGCACTCAGCCATGGATGTATTCGTGTGGAAGGCGCTCTCGAAGTCGCCATGACGATGGCAATGCTCGGCAATGCCACGAGCAAGGCCGAGCTGCCCGACATCCAGCAGGAAGTGACGGAAATCAGCGCAAGCCGGGAATACACGCGTTACCCGATGGCGAAGCAGTGGCCGGTCTACATCACCTATTTCACCATGGCGACCGACGTGAACGGGGAGATGAAGGCGTTCAAGGACATCTACGACCGCGACAAGCCGGTGCTCGAGGCACTCGATGCACCGCGCGTTTCGGACCGTGCCCGCGAAACCAGCGAGGAAGCCGTCGAAATCATCGACGACATGCAGATTACCGCCTGAGCCGGCGGATTTGCCTGACTAGAATACGCCCGGATTGGTGCGTTCGAACGTGCCGCCGTTCTCGTTCATGACCAATTCGGTCTGCGTGATCGGCGGACGTTCCCGGCTGCCGTCTTCGGCAAGGCCGAGGCTTTCCGCATAGAGAAGGCGGCCGCCGCTCAGGTCGATCAACACCTTGTCGAACTGGTCCGGTCCAAGCGCGAAACAACCATTCGAGCGGCCAAGACGGCCCCAGCGCGAGACATGTTCGGGACGGGCGTAGTCCGCCTGGTGCATTACGATGGCGCGGGGCATGGCAAGGTCATTGGTCGGGTCGAGCCCGTCCAGCCTGATCGAAGTACCGTATCGTCCGGTGTACCAGCTACGCGTCATATAGGCGCCGCGGCTGGTCGCCTCGCTGCCCTCGATATTCGAATAGCGCTTGAGCCAGCCGTCATGCTCGCTGTCCGAACCGGTGCCGTGGCTGACATGGAAGCTCTCGACGCGCTCGTTGGCGAGATCGACAAAGTGGAAGCGCTTCTGGGAGGAGTGCAGACCGAAATCGGCGATCCCGACCACATCCTTCTTCCAGATCGTATCACCGACCCGCGCCAGCTGCTCGCGCGCTATTGCGAAGAGCTGGGCGTCGCGACTGGCAGTCGGGTTCACCTGCGCAAACGCCCGTCCCGCAAAACTGGTTGCGGCAGTGGCGGCGAGGGTGCCCTTGAGAAGGTCGCGGCGATTCATACGGCTATCTTATAACATCCGACACACTAGCGGAAGCTGAACGAGCATTCGCGCGAGCACAGGCGAGCATCGAACGCGCGTGGCGATCCGCCACTTCGCGCGGGTCCTTGCCATATCCGCCGCCGAGCGCGCTGGCGACGGGAAGGCCGCGTTTACGTGTCTCTTCAATAACATATGCGTCACGGCGCTCGAGACCAGCATCGGTCAGGGACAGGCGGCCGAGCTTGTCGGCCCCGTGCACATCGACGCCTGCCTGGTAGAGCACCATGTCGGGCGCGAAATCATCGAAAATACCCGGAAGGTGGCGTTCGAGCGCTTCGAGGTAGCCGTCATCATCGACCCCGTCGCCAAGCGGCACGTCGAGGCTGGAGCGGGCCTTGCGGACCGGGAAGTTCTTCTCGGCATGGAGCGAGAGGGTGAAGATGTCATCGCGCCCCGCGGTCAGGCTGGCCGTACCGTCGCCCTGGTGGACATCGAGATCGACGATGAGGACACGCGCCGCATCGCCTTCCGCGATCAGGCGGTGCGCGCACACGGCAAGATCGTTGAAGACGCAGTATCCCGCGCCCGTATCATGCAGCGCATGATGGCTGCCGGCCGCCGAGTTTGCGGCATAGCCGTGCTGCTTCGCGAGCTGCGCGGCGAGCCATGTCCCGCCATTGGTATGCGCCACGCGCTGCGCGATATGCGGGGTTACGGGGAAGCCGATCCGCCGTTCCTTCTCGTGCGGGACGCTGGCGGTGAACACCTGCTCGACATAGTCGGGGCAATGAACCGCCTCCAGCCAGCGGCGCGGCATCGGGGCAGGCGCGTGCTCGGTCAGCGGATATCCGCTTTCGCGCAACGCCACCATGACCGCCATGTACTTGTCGAAGCGAAACGTCCCGCGCGTCGGCGCGGGCGCCATGTAGTCGGCGTGGTGGACGACGTGGAGAATGGCTCTACCCGCGCTTTGCAGTCGCCTCTGCGACCAGTTTCTGCAAGTTCGGGACAGCCGCCATGGTCGCGGCGGGCATTTCGGAAGCGATGGCAAGGCGCTCGGGCGCATTTTCCTTGAGCCAGCGAACCGTGGGCGCTGCCGGATCGAGCCGGGATTGCGAGAGGAATTGCGAGATCTTGGGATTGCTCGCCCACAGGAAACGGTTCTGGCCCGTGCCCAGCAGGGTGCCGGCATAGCCGTCGATATCGTCGACGAATGTGACCGGCTTGCACAGCGCGTTCTTTTCTTCGTCGGTGTCGAAATTGGTTTCGACAAAGGCAGTGACCGCCGCGTTCAGCGTGACAAGCGGGACATGGAGCAGCTGCAACACGATCCTGTCGTCCTGCCACTGGGGCGAGACGGGTTTGGGCGTGACTGCCGATGCCGTGCAGTCGACGAACAGCGCGTTTTCGGGGACCTCGACCTCTCCTTCAGCGAGGATCATACGTCCCGGCTCGATGCTCTCGACCCGACCCTTGC is a window encoding:
- a CDS encoding L,D-transpeptidase family protein, whose protein sequence is MRKPILLSGAALIAAGLFTAASAQDAAPESILPRAEKPEKSQEPVSQAPQTVEEAFGDIRMQSGEVVQEVPSLEGVWTAEQVQQLIDFIPTLTAEGLRPEDYRLGELQALAAEGESEALNVLASETFVWLVEDLRDGRTPMESRRQWFVVDPDADRMPTWKLLEDALASGEIAGTLTGLHPVHPDYAALREELVTATDPARIKLIRANMDRWRWLPQDLGKQYLMTNVPEYMLRLTVNGRIIKSYRTVVGKPGRTATPQLSEMVEAIIFNPTWTVPQSIVVGEGLGNKVLSNPQWAASQGYKATKGAGGWIGVVQQPGPLNALGLMKLDMPNEHAIFLHDTPSRHLFNQANRALSHGCIRVEGALEVAMTMAMLGNATSKAELPDIQQEVTEISASREYTRYPMAKQWPVYITYFTMATDVNGEMKAFKDIYDRDKPVLEALDAPRVSDRARETSEEAVEIIDDMQITA
- a CDS encoding murein L,D-transpeptidase catalytic domain-containing protein, which gives rise to MNRRDLLKGTLAATAATSFAGRAFAQVNPTASRDAQLFAIAREQLARVGDTIWKKDVVGIADFGLHSSQKRFHFVDLANERVESFHVSHGTGSDSEHDGWLKRYSNIEGSEATSRGAYMTRSWYTGRYGTSIRLDGLDPTNDLAMPRAIVMHQADYARPEHVSRWGRLGRSNGCFALGPDQFDKVLIDLSGGRLLYAESLGLAEDGSRERPPITQTELVMNENGGTFERTNPGVF
- a CDS encoding histone deacetylase family protein; amino-acid sequence: MAPAPTRGTFRFDKYMAVMVALRESGYPLTEHAPAPMPRRWLEAVHCPDYVEQVFTASVPHEKERRIGFPVTPHIAQRVAHTNGGTWLAAQLAKQHGYAANSAAGSHHALHDTGAGYCVFNDLAVCAHRLIAEGDAARVLIVDLDVHQGDGTASLTAGRDDIFTLSLHAEKNFPVRKARSSLDVPLGDGVDDDGYLEALERHLPGIFDDFAPDMVLYQAGVDVHGADKLGRLSLTDAGLERRDAYVIEETRKRGLPVASALGGGYGKDPREVADRHARSMLACARANARSASASVSDVIR